The Callospermophilus lateralis isolate mCalLat2 chromosome X, mCalLat2.hap1, whole genome shotgun sequence genome contains the following window.
CAAGCAGCAGGCAGGAAGAGACAATAACCACTGAGACCTGATGCTAATCGTCTCTGGTAACCAGGGAACAGACAAATATAAACAAAGAAAGGTGAGTGACAATGCCTGGTGTGTCTGGAGTCAGGAGATTCTGGAAGGTTGCTGCGAACAGTCGCCGGTCAAAGTGGTAACTGGGGATCTGAGCTCGGCAGTGACGCGCGGCCCTCACGTGACCAGGAGCCTATGTCTGCCCAAGTCCCTCTCGTCCTGGTCCTTTTTGCCTGTCCAGACACCATCTCCCTATTACCCTTTGGTCGAGAGGGAAAGCAGAAGGAAGTAAGTTCCCTCGATCCTCTGAAATCGATGTGAGTGTTGGTGCTGCCTTGTAATCCCTGGGAACAGATCCGGATGGCTGAGTCCAGGCCTTTCGGTAGGCTCCagccccgccctccaccccgcgCCCACAATTTTGTTAAAGAAAATGGTGGTCTTGGGGTTTCGGGGAAGAGGTGGGTGAAGCCCTCCTCCCGGAAGGGAGGTGAAAACACTTGGAAACAATTTCTAAGTAACCTTCGCTTCCACTTCCCGCCTGAAAAGAAATGACCAGCTTTGCTGGGTGGAGAAGTGGGGACATAGAGGACAAAGCTTGATGTAGGGTCTGAGTAGGGAAGCGAACCCCAAGGGGGTTGGCATGGGGTCGGCGGCTGAAACTGGGGGTGTGCGTCAGTCAATTcgccctccttctctctctccgccCCCTACCCTGTCTGGCGTCTGTCTGCAGTCTCAGCGGGGCACCTTAAGGAGGGGACGACTTAGGGGTGCATGGATGTGAGAGGTCCAGGTGGGGGAAGGGAAGCGACCCAGGATAGGGGTGCAAGGGAGGATGCCGAAAGGAACGGAGTCTGCAGGGCCCCCACTGCCCCGCCCCTGTCACAGTGGGAGAAGCCTGTGGCAAGGCCTGCTGGGAAAATGGTGGGCTTTCGGGAAGGAGGGGGCAACCAAGAAAGCGACTTGGTGACGAGAGCCCCAAGAGCCTCTAAGTAAACGCAGGTTTAAGGACTTGGGCCACGAATCAGGGCAAAGCAGGTATTAGTACCCAGGGCCGGGGTATTGGCCAGCTGCCAAGTATTGTGACTCGACTGCCTTTTCTTGTCTCTTAAGAATAACTGTGCTTGAAGAAGAAAAATCTCAACATGGAAAAATCATGCAGAGAAAACGAAGAACAGCCACAGAACTCGCCAAAGGTTGATGAGGACCGGTCTCCGGAGGAGCAGCTTCCTGACAACCAGTGTTCCGAGGACGAGCAGTCCTCTGAGGATTGCTCCTCTGAGGAGGAGTTCTTTCCCGAGGAACTCCTGCCTGAGCTCCTGCCTGAGATGCTGCTGTGTGAGGAGCGCCCTCCGCGGGAGCGCCTCTCCCGGAAGGACCTGCTGGCGGAGCGCCCTCCCATGGAGCAGCCTCCTTGTGGAGTGGGCAAACATAAGCTGGAAGAGGGAAGTTTCAAAGAAAGGCTGGCCCGTTCTCGCCCGCAGTTTAGAGGGGACATCCATGGCAGAAATTTAAGTAATGAGGAGATGATACAGGCAGCAGATGAAATGGAAGAGATGAAAAGAGTAAGAAATAAACTCATGATAATGCATTGGAAGGCAAAACGGAGCCGTCCTTATCCTATTTAATGTGTTTGGCCTTCAGTGCAGTTTTGAATCATAACAGTATTGCCACCTGGACTTTCTGTTTGCGTTCTcttatggctttttttttctgtcttcattttatatttgtatGCAGTTTATTTTACATGTCTGGCTTGTAACTGGCATAAAATTGGCTCttttgcctcctaaaatctgactcCCACCCATTTGCATGGAAAGATGTACATTATATAttgtgaagtggaaaaaaaagcaattttcaaAAGGTATATATAGTATCccgtttttgtaaaaaaaaaaccgcatatatttatatattaatatgcaaagaaaaaactaaaagtaTATACTTAAAAGGCTTAACAATGGCTATCTAAGCAGTATAGTAggtgatttttatctttttaatttttgctttatCTGAAATTCCCATTTTCCCTGAAAAAATTCTACTGTTGCAAAAGAAACAATGTAATGGAAAAAATGCAAAGCaattttgtaaaaaataaaacaaaaccctgTTAATCAGCTTATAAAGACAATGTGacccttaataaatatttgtcagAACTTAAAGAAAACTGATTCATGTTTCTTCTGAATCTCTTAGGCAGGATTATAAATCAGGTATTTACTATAGCTAAGAGTCTTATTttcacatatgaatatgaatacgaCCTGCCTTACAGTGCTGCTGTGGGACAAAATGAGATAAAGATTGTGTGAACTGTGTTCTTTTCTTTCGTCACCTACACTGCAGGATCCCAACTACTATAGATTCTCTTCAAACACAGGGGAGGTTTCCTTCATGCTCACAAATTCCTGTGATATTCCAGGTGAGTGGCACATTCTGTTCCTATCCTACTATACTCTCAGACACTGCCATACTTACCAGGTAAAGCTGCTCCTTCTTGTAGGTCCTGCTCCTGCCACCAGCCCCCATGCTGCTAATGTCCTTAAAGTGCACCACCTTAGTGATTGCTTTGCAGTCCCTGATGAGACAGAGCTGCACTTTGACTCCTATAGGTATATGCAGAATTCCCCTCTTCCAGCTGGGAAATTACACTTACCCAATGTATACCATCCCAAATGCTGCTTAGACCTTGATGTTTTAAAAGAATGCTTAGCAAGGttggtgcatgcctctaatcccagcatctcaggaggctgagacaggaggattgcaagttcaattgCAACCTCACCAACTTTGTGAGactctcagtaacttagcaagacctctaatgaaaaaaaaaaaaaggactggggatgtagctgagtggtaaagcaccctgggttcaatacccagtatgtGCCCAGGGGGAGGAATTCTGAACAAAATAATCCTGtccattttttcctcttaaagacTCCATTTTCTTCCCTGGACTCAAACAAGAGTTCCTTTGGGTCCTGGGTTAGGACAAATTTGTGAGAAAGACACTATTATATGAACTCAGAATTAAACCCCCCTCCCAAATACAAGAATAATTATGATTTCAGTTGCCTACCTTGCCTTTTGTTAAGTTCTATCAGGGGCTTCAGGGAAATTAACCTTACAAATTTATCTAACTTGTATGaataaaagaggaaaacaaagcTTAGACTCAAACTCGGACATTCATCTATACTACTCCATATCcctaagaaatatgaaaaatactttgaaaaatattaaagtactatatgtgtatttgtatatatattatgaattctTCATTAAACTACCTTGGTAAGtcctaagatttttattttgttgatccTGTTAATGTTAGAAATATAGATAGTACTTAATAACTTTTTTAAACATTATGACCTGTCATGAACTCAGAGTTTTTGTTTGACTATGTTGCCATCAGTAAGTGTGTGCACTTTTCTAGAATTATGATTTGCAATTCCAAAAAGAACATAGTGGGGAGAGATTGTTTCCTCAAATTCAGCATtaatgttatttatattttatatatcaatGTTTCTCTTTAAAATGTTTCTCTTTAAAATTATTCTAGTCCCACTAAACCTGCTCTTTTGCAAATTAGCACACTAAAATTGGAAAGCCACTGGCATATACAATATACTGCTAATTTTAGTAACAAGAAACTATGACATAAAAGTATAGGTAATTGCATCAGAATTAAAAGGTATAAAGTTTGTTCATATTTTCAGTGACAAACTAAAGACAACATTACTAATTTTACAACATAAAATTTAGATTTCTTACAGCAAAGCAAGATATacacaaaataaaaagcaaagacATGACTTAATAGCTAGATGCATTTTCATGATGAACTTTATGTAATGTCTTCTGCTCCTTTCTTATGTGAGTAAAATACATCACAAATAAATTCAAAGTTTTCCTCTGGTACTCAAGTTACAAAATGCTTGAGCAAACCCTGATCCTTTGGCTCTaatttgacttttattttttcccctgtaTGATGCCATTTTGAGAGCTCTTCATCTCTCCAGACCATTCTTCAAGGTCATGGCAGCCTGATGGATGCTGGAAGAGCTGGAATTCTGACCAGAATGATGTAAGATTCCAGGGGCTCACCATGCCAGTTTTATAAGGCATCCAACCCCTCACACTTATGGGGAGGCAAGTGGCAGGCAGGCATGGAAGGGCTCCCCCAAGCCACACTCCTCTCCAGGTTGGGTCTGCCTTTGTTCTCTGCTCCAGACTGCAGCAGGAATCAGGATCTCTGGAGCCAATGGCTGGGCTGAGAGGAACAGACTTACCTGGAGGATGACGATGGTCCACACTGCAGGTTGGAGCATGCTGCCTTTCCCTCCTTTGCCCTTTCTCCTTGGGGGATCTTTTTGTAAGGGGGGAGGCCCCAAAGCTTCCTAGTTAGAAACATGCTTAGGATAGTCTTTGAGCAGGCAGGTGTCTGCACCAGGTTAAGAGCAGGTAAACTGGGTTGAAGCAGAGGGGGCTGACCCCTCCCTCAGTGTCCAGTGTCCAAAACAATTGGGTAAAATGAGGTTAGCCAGCAGACAAGACCTCACCCATCTCTCTCCCACCCGCCTTGCCCAGACTCACAGGAGGGCCTAGGATATGCCCTGGCCTGTTGGTTCTGTGATGACTTAGCTCTGTGTCTGCTTGGCACAGAGCATCTGATGTCTGAGTCAGCCCAGACCCAGGAGTACAGGAGACCCCAGGTAAAGGGAGCTCACAAAGGCTCGTGGTCCTGCAACTTGGGAGAAGAGGGGTGTCACGTCCTGTCTGAAAACACACATGCACTGTGTACCCATTCCTTGACTTGGGGATGAAGGCAGTCAGACTGTGAGCTGGTGTAAAGATACTTCTTAAGGCATTGATGGTGGAGGGTCGGCAGTGTCCAGAGCCCAGTTCTCTGGGCTCCTGCTGTGGTATGAATATATTCCCCACAATTCATGTACTAGAGTTGGGGCCTAATGAAAGGTGGCTCTGTCCTCATGAATGGCTTAATGCTGCTATAAAAAGGGCTTGCCAGAGTGGgttctccctcttctctctctgccaTAAGAGCACATGGTTTCTCTTTTGCCCTTCCACATTTCACCACCTGAGGACATAGTAGGACAGTGCACACCAGATCCTGgtaccttggacttcccagcctctagaactgtgggagaatacatttctgttctttatagatGGCCCAGTCTCAGGTGTTCTGTTATAGCAGAGTAAAACTAAGACAGGCCCTTATCACGTCCCTGCCCACACTGAGGCTGGTATGTCAATCACATGTCTGAGAAGTGACTTGCCTGACCACTTCCAGAGCAGAAAACATTGAACACTTGATACCCTAGAGTGAGCCCTTTGGTAATTAGGATCCCCCTGCTCTTAGAAGACAGAGAATAATAGTGGGAGCAcccttatggctcagtggtagagcatttgctttaTATGCACAGGCCCTGAGTtttatccccagcccccccaacaCGCACACACTAACAAAGAGTGGGAGCACCCCTGTTGAGGCAGGTGGAAGAAATCAGGCACAGTGACCAGAGACTCCTCTCTCTCTTATTCAGatataaaaatgtaaacaaactCAGTTATGTTTACAAGTGAAGAATAAGATAACATAATTTAAAGGCAGGTCTTGTGTTCTGTCTCAAATTTACTTGCTTCAAATCCTGTGTTCTACTCATCTATAATACTACCTCTAATTTACATGGTAGCTTTTCAGAGCACAGGGAATACTTGATTTGTATTGAGTAATATGTTATCCTTGTTGGTGTGTGGGTTTTAGTGAGttttcacatttttgttttgCTGTAGCTAATGTCCAGTAGGCAGCTGTATATAAGTGTCTGGAATTTAGAAAAGAAGCTGGAAAGAAAATAAGGATTGTGGCTAGTGGTACCTGGCACctagcaagcactctacaaatatttgctgaattaaaTGAATAATCCAATTTTAGATCCCTTCTACACTTTTCTATGAATATGTTTTCAAAGAAGTGAGAATATACTAAATGCAGTAGTTCATAACCCATGTGTAAAAGAaaaacttttacattttaaaaattttttctaattagttatacatgacattagaatgcactttgatacatcatacatagatggagtataatttctcattcttctgattgtacatgatgtagaatcccactggtagtatagttatatatgtacatagggtaacaatgtctgtttcattctactatccttcatatccccataccccctcccctcccttaacttccctctacctaatctaaagtaactctgttCTTCCCACCCCtgaccccttattgtgaattagaatccgcatatcagagaaaacattaaccTCTTTGCTGAGACAATACCTTTTGTGGAAATATTTAGAAAGACTGCCAAGTGCCATCTGGTGTCCAGAGCCAGAATTGCCGGTTGAACATACCTAACAAAGGCAGGAGAGAAGCTAAGGGGGTGGTGCAGAGTTGATATTTGGGAGAGGAATGCCTCAACCCCGACTGACACATGCCTGACATGAGTGTTGGGGTCTTCATGGGGTTTTTGGTCACATAAGAAGAAGCAAATGATTAGGTGGTTTTTCCTTGTCTCAAGTCAAGATAAGTATTtgcatgcatatgtgtgtgtgtgtgtttaaaatgaATGGTCTTATACCATTATCACTTTTTATCTGAATGTGGAACCTATATGTTTCTACAAGAAaatatctgggaatacatagaactataatatataaatcACCTATTCTTCCTCTACCCAGAGAAAATCATTGTTAATACTGAGGTGCATGTACttacattgtgtgtgtatatctccTTTTAAGTACTCTACCAATTTACTTTGTTATATAGTATGCATATGTATTACTTTACATATTAATGTATTGAACATGAAAATGCCTCATTATGTATTTGTAGTTATATCTTAtagaacatatattttatttattcttttatttttatttacatatgtacCATAATATTCATCTGTATAGGTATATCATGAACCACATCCCTTGATGCTAATGTAAGTGATGGAAATAAAATTATGCTCTTTGATCTGAGAGATCTACATCTAATACCATATGAATGAAGAGATCCAAAAAAAAACATAAGGTAGAAGAAAGTGAACCAACTTTGGAGTTGAGGAAAGAAATTCAAAATGATCAAGCTTCAGAATATTAACTTCATAATTGACAACTCCTTTAAATGTAAAACTCTTTGAGAAAAAGTATTATTTATTATAGATGATGAAACTAAAGCCCATAAAATTTAGATGATTTATATAGTGTTGTACCACCAGTAACTGGTAGAGCCTggatttatttgtatattttttgcagtgcatggggattgaacccaaggacttgTGAATGCTAgaaaagtgcactaccactgagctatacccccgtcTAGGAACCTGAATTGGAATTCAAATATGTTTGATTCTTAAGTCATATCTCTTAGCCATTATACCTGTTTATTCCTAAACTTTCACACTTTCTTATTGCTGAGTCTAATGACATCTTTCCAATGTCAGAAAAGTTCGTGAACACTCTCTTATTCTCATGCTTTCCTCTTGTGTTGTTTGAATTTTTGCTATGAGAATACTTTTATAGTcataaaaaatatcaatgaaggattatctcatttaatttttaacaattttttgatttgcattttaattGACACTAAAATAAtattggggctcagtggcagccctatataatatatataaatatattaatatatgtaaattatataACTCAGTCATATAtcttgcacaaggccttgggtttgatccttgacATATCAGGAAAAATTGTACTTATTAATAAGTTACCACGGTGTGTTTTGAAAcatgtatatattgtataatgTATAAATCAGGGTAACCTGATATCTGTCTTCTCAAACATTTGTCATTTATTTGTggtaaaaacattcaaaatcctttcttcaagCTTTTTTGAAATACACAGTACAGTACCATTATCTTTAGTTACCCTACTGTGAAATAGAACACCAGAACTTATTCTCCTATCTAACTGTTAACTGAGTACCTATTGCCCAAACTTTTCCCATCCTTCTCTCTCAATCGCTTTCAAAATCtttaaagtaaaaaattatatatcataAGAAATATTAAATGGCACATGAGAAATTGGAAtgaaattttgaaaacatatttatAGATCAAGATAtcttttagaaattaaaaaacacAATAGAAGGCGAATAAAGTACATGGAGAAGTTAATTCACATGAGAAGCAGTACAAAttttacatacacatacacatatatatgtgtatgtatatgcacacatatgcacacataaactatatattacatataaaatatatttatacatatgaagtatacatacatataaatacaAATGCATATATTTATAGAATCTAAATGGCATCATATCATACATGTTATTCAACAAAATATTCTCTTTTTCACTAAAGGGCATATCCTGGAAATCTATCCATGTTTTTACATCTAAATCCAGTTCATATGTAGATGAAGAACATATTACATACTCTGAAAATGCTGCAGTTTGTTACCTAGAACAGCTATTTAGGTGGTTTGTAGTGCTTTGCTATTGCAAACATGCTAGGATGCCTTTCCTGTGCATGCCATTTTATTCATATAATGTGTGAGTCTTTCTCTAGGATAGGTAACTAGAAATAGACTTGTTGAGTCATAAGGTTCATTTTTGGTACATTGCCAAATTGGCCTCTGTAATGAACATTTGTCATCTGAATTCAGACTTTGCCTGCTCTGCGTCAGTCAGGCCTTTGAGGCCAAACCTCCAGGCCTTTGCTTATGCTGCTGCCTCTGTCTAGACTGTCCATTTTTCTGTTCAGCAAAATCCTATTCAATAATGAAAATTCAACTGAGGTATCACTTATTCTTAGAATGTTCCTGACAGCCACAAAAGCAAGCTGATTTAGATATCCTTCCCTGGTGCTCCTAAAGTACCAAGTGATATAGACTTTATTATTATGTGCTAAAACTATTTTAGGTATTTATCTCCTCTACAAATCAAGAAATACCACAAGGACACCTGTATCTTATACATCAGCATATACAGGATGGAGGAGAGAACAAATATTCATTAAATATGAACTTATTAAACTAATTATTCAAGATTCTGACACTATATCCTTGTTCCAACCTCTGCACCCACACCTCAGACTGGGGTTGTTCTGGACCCTTTAGAGAGTAACTAAGGTGAACAGAAGCTGTGAGGGTGTTAGAGCCCAGCAAGGCAGGCTAGCATAGGGCAAGTTCTGTGTTCTGAGTTTATCTGGATTCCAGAACAAGTGGAAGCAGCTATCAATTGGAAGAAGTACCCACACAGGCCAAATGGTGTTCCTTTTAGCAAGCAAAAGGTTTGGTTTGCTCCCAATGCAACAGAAGCCAATTAGTCAAGGGACAAGGTGGTGGTGGAGAAAAAACTATTATGGTGAGCTAGGTGATGGGAAAATGGCCAGACTATTGTCCCAAGGACCATCTTAGCTAACAACAGAAAGTGGCAAGCTTATATaggaatttctaaaaaaaaaaaaaaattagttgttggtggacctttattttattcatttatttatatgtgctgctgagactcaaacccag
Protein-coding sequences here:
- the Tceal1 gene encoding transcription elongation factor A protein-like 1 — encoded protein: MEKSCRENEEQPQNSPKVDEDRSPEEQLPDNQCSEDEQSSEDCSSEEEFFPEELLPELLPEMLLCEERPPRERLSRKDLLAERPPMEQPPCGVGKHKLEEGSFKERLARSRPQFRGDIHGRNLSNEEMIQAADEMEEMKRVRNKLMIMHWKAKRSRPYPI